A stretch of Prunus dulcis chromosome 6, ALMONDv2, whole genome shotgun sequence DNA encodes these proteins:
- the LOC117631941 gene encoding uncharacterized protein LOC117631941, with product MAPTTTNNHTHSKPPKPDSIVTTTTKQPLVCFSFAAYAKSLINHLKSSPLNIPVEQGLTDPELASIEATFDFAFPPDLRAILQEGLPVGPTFPNWRSSSLQQLRILLSLPSFSVLRRVSGGSLWCQSWGPKPPPGDHDHADVAKQLLEKAPVLVPVHRNCYVPSRPGVAGNPVLYVDAENVTVLSCDVTRFFCQEFGFAHVPVWAPKKTRWIHFWSEVVARGETSGWWSGDECLGGCLEEVFWRLREGGWAEEEVREMMMMDGCDGKIEKSGGPHMMGDSKDEAGVRWRVRLLSMVLSRGGWTREDIVDSLGLEDECSCDNSLVDPSSDYIHL from the coding sequence ATGGCACCAACAACAACCAACAACCACACCCACAGCAAGCCCCCCAAACCCGACTCCATAGTGACCACAACTACCAAACAGCCCCTCGTCTGCTTCTCCTTCGCCGCCTACGCCAagtccctcataaaccacctCAAATCTTCACCACTCAACATCCCAGTCGAGCAAGGCCTCACCGACCCAGAGCTCGCCTCCATCGAAGCCACCTTCGACTTCGCCTTCCCGCCCGACCTCCGCGCCATTCTCCAGGAAGGCCTCCCCGTGGGCCCCACCTTCCCCAACTGGCGTTCCTCCTCCCTCCAGCAGCTCCGCATCCTCCTCAGCCTCCCGTCCTTCAGCGTCCTCCGCCGAGTCTCTGGCGGAAGCCTCTGGTGCCAGTCGTGGGGCCCCAAGCCCCCTCCAGGCGATCACGATCATGCTGACGTGGCTAAGCAGCTGCTGGAGAAAGCCCCGGTTCTCGTGCCGGTACACCGGAACTGCTATGTTCCGTCGAGGCCGGGCGTGGCGGGAAATCCGGTTTTGTACGTTGACGCGGAGAACGTTACTGTTCTGAGCTGTGACGTCACCCGGTTTTTTTGTCAAGAGTTTGGGTTCGCACACGTGCCCGTGTGGGCCCCCAAGAAGACGCGATGGATTCATTTTTGGAGCGAGGTGGTGGCGCGTGGGGAGACGAGTGGGTGGTGGAGTGGCGATGAGTGCTTGGGTGGGTGTTTGGAGGAGGTGTTTTGGAGGTTGAGGGAGGGCGGTTGGGCAGAGGAGGAGGTTAgggagatgatgatgatggacGGCTGTGATGGGAAGATTGAGAAGAGCGGCGGGCCCCACATGATGGGGGACAGCAAGGATGAGGCAGGTGTGAGGTGGCGCGTGAGGTTGCTGTCTATGGTGTTGTCGCGTGGGGGTTGGACAAGGGAAGATATTGTTGACTCTCTTGGTCTTGAGGACGAGTGCTCATGCGATAACTCGCTAGTAGATCCCTCATCAGATTATATTCACCTATAG